From the Drosophila sechellia strain sech25 chromosome X, ASM438219v1, whole genome shotgun sequence genome, the window AATCCCCCCCCAAAATCTTATAGTTAGACAAGTTGGAGTCCTCATTTAGATGGCTAGTCATCAAATTAACACCGTGCTAATTGCTCTAAATGGATTGTTCCACAGGCACTTACCTCGATGACGGCCACAAATACGGCGGTCTCCTCACAACAGCTATTACCATCGGTGCGGGATAGTCTTCAGGAACCACCGTTGCTAGGGTAAGTATTAAAGTCTTAAGACAACACTACCACAGAGGTTCAAAAAGAGTTTGTTAAGTCTTAAAGATATCCTCGACTCTCATCCTTAACCTCATGTTTTTTTTCTGATTATCGAACAGGGTTTCTCAAGTGAGACTTCCCCTCCAGACGCCTCCTCACTCGGCGCAGGCCAGTCAACGGAACTCGATGTCCGCCCAAGGAACGATTAGTTCCCGCCAACCGAGCCCGATGAATTCACCAGCCCTCAATCCATTCGTTTATGGAACGGATGTGGATTCCGTGGACGTGGCCACGCGGGTGGCGATGGTGCGATTTTTCAATGCTCAAAATACATTGGCTAATTTCGCTGAGCACACGCGCACTTTGCGGCTATATCCACGTCCAGTGGTGGCATTCCAGATCAATAGTTTCCTACGATCCCGACCAAGAGCCTCGCAGTTCCTGAATCAATTTGCCAGGACTCAGGCCGTAGAGTTCCTGGCCGAATGGTCACTAACGCCCACGAATGTGGCGTTCCTTCGAGTGCAGACTGGCGTTATGGATCCCATGCAGGTGGGCGATAAGCCCAAGTGGTTCGCCCACGCTCTGACCCCCATCCGATTTTCGGTGTGGGACGATGGCAGCTCACTGAATGGAGCCCTACGATCGCTGAAACAACTCGAGTGCCAGCCGACGGACGAGAGTGGTTCGGACTCAGAGGGAGCGGATAGTAGTAGCTCTTCGTACAGCTCACTCAGTGATTTTGTCTCGGAAATGGCTTCCTCCGATCTTTCGCCCAGCCTGCATGATGTCTTTGGGTCTTACAATCGGCCACATGTTGTTCCTCAGACTCTCTCCTCGAATTTGGATCCGGCCTTGGTCTATCATCCGCCCAGCAAGCTGCAGTATCCCGAAGGCATTGCCGATGCGGTGGCCAGCaaagaggaggaggatgaggagcgTGCCGATAGCCCTGTGTCCTCGTCCTCCAGTCGCTCGGATCTGAGTTCGCCCAGCTTCAATCGCGATTCGGAGTTTGATTTCCAGCCGAAGGGCGGACAAACTCTGGGATCGACTACAGTTGGCAGTGGAGCGGCTGCACCCAGTTTCGAGTTGGCCACTCCGTTGGCCATGCGACTGGAGGCCACCATTAAGATGGCAAGCATTGAACAGGAATCTGACACGGTATCCACGGCGACGGCCAAGACCATAGCCGCCGGTTCGAAATTACAAAGACATCCCAGCGACTCCGAGTCGCGACCTGAAAAAAAGATTCCGGTAAGTAAAGGTTTATTGAATCTTTAGGGTAGCTGATTTATTTCTCAATAATGTTACCTAATCATTAGCCACCACTTACGCCACCGGTGAAGCAGCCTGGAGTAAGCAATATCCTGGCCCGAACTGGTAGTTccggctccagctccagcagTCCTGGACGTCAGAGTTCCCAGAGCTCCCTATTCGAGAACTTTGCCTCCCATGCCAAGGAACTGGTGCGCGAAACAACGCGTCAGAGCAGCCAGGAGGGTCTACTGGCCCATGTGGATAAGGTGAGTAAAATTAAGGTTCATTCTATGGGCTGGTTCTTTAACTAGATGTGCTGTTGTACTATGATCGTTGATCTGATTTTCTTGCCTTTCTTTCCGTCCGTAAACGTGATTATTATTTGGACTTTTCtcctttatttgttttattaattttaatgggTTATTTGCGTTGGTTAATTGAACCTGACATAAATGTACCGTACTGTAGCATGCGCTGGACGAAGATCTTGACGACAAAATGCGTCATACCTTCGAAAAGGTTGGTACTCCCGCCGCACTGTCCCATCCCATCCAGAATCGATCCCACCACGCTTTCATGAACATTGCCTTAATCTTATACCATTTCTCTATTCATCACATTGCAcaccacatacacacacacatcattAATTGAACAAAGTGAGTCTGGTCATGGCCTACTATCAATAAGGTTACAGTATATTATACCCATATATACACGCGCTACTCATTTCTCTAGACACTATTTTAGGCTATTCATACAAGTAcatagaatatttttttaaatgtttatccAAACAGTAACATGTTTTTTTATCATTCAAATGCACCCACACTTCCAACAAGAACTGAGACTAAATCCCTCCTTGAAGCATCCTGACACCCATATCCTCACCACACCTTTCCGCAGATTTGTAATTCCCCCATGGGATTCGTAGTGCCATTGTAGATTGCTTCAAACTAGACCTCAATCCGGTATCACTTGGGGTTGAGGGACTCAAGCTTTGATTGTTAGCACCACTTAGGCGATTGTGTAGTCTTGGAATACCAACCAATTTAGGTCTTGATTACTAATACGTATTCGATTTCGGATTCATAGTTTACGCTGCACGCAAAGAAGGCAGCTGGAGAGGCTTCGAAGCAGGCCCTGGAAGTGTCCAAACAGGCGGCTGGGGTGAGCAAGAATACCCTCGAAGATCTCACATATGTGGGCAAATCGACGCTGGGCGATCTTACCAAAACGGCCAAGGAGGCTGCCACCAAGAAGGGCATCATTAAGATTGAGGAGCATACGGCGGGTGGTGCTGGACCACCGCCAAAGTCACCCGGTTCCCAGCTGGCGACACACAAACAGGTGCAGCAATCGGGCGGCCAGGGTGGCAACAACTTCTTCTCCGCGATTGGGACGGATTTCAATGGGCTAGcctcatccacatccactaTGTTTTCGGGCATGTTTGGTAAAAGTAAGTTACATTTAAAGATGTTCTAAAAGGAATTTCTGATCAAGAATTCTCTTCTTCCAGAGAGCCAACAAAAGCAGGTTCCTGTACAGCAAAAGCAACCTAACGTTTCCGCTGGGAAGGCCAAGTCTGGCATTAACTTCGATCCATTTCCTGGTCGCAAGGGACTCGTGGAGCGGACGCCGTTAATCAAGCATTCGGGTCCTAGGCAAACACAAGAGGAGCTGACCCGCCAGCAAAACCAGGAGCGTTCGCACAGTAATGCTGAGAATCAGACCTTCCTCAAGGATGTGACCAATCAGGTGCTCGCTGGAGAGGGAGTCGGTTGGCTGAAGCTCAATCGGTTTAAGAAACTAATGGAGGACGAGTCCTATCGCACACTGGTGCTCAGCAAGCTCAATAAGACGCTGGACAAGAAGATTGCCCCAGATGATCATATTGACGATGTGGTAAgcttaaaatatttggtatattGAAGTTCCAGGGTAACCCCATCGTTTATCCCTCAAGTGCGTGACGAAGCCCGTGTGGAAGGGTATGCTGAAGTGCATCCAGGCCATAGCCGGCGGGTTGGACGTGACCTTTGCGAATTTCGGCCTGGGCGGTATGGCTTCTGTGTTCCAGTTGATGGAGGTAGCCCACACGCATTATTGGAGCAAGGAGATCAACGAGGGCAGCGACATGTCCTCCAGCCTGCTCTCCAGTCACGCCGCCAGTCCCATGGGCAGTAGAGAGAACCTGCGATCGCCTAGCTCGCCAAATGGCTCCCACTCGGCATTGGGCAGTGAATGGGCATCGCCGCAGGAATCACGAAAGAGTTCCACTCAATTGGCACACGGTGGACCGGGTGGTTCGCATTCGGGAGCACCGATCAACCGACGATTGTCGTCGGCGGACAGCCAGGATGGTCAGTCCACCACGGAGATGTTCAAGGACATGCTGTCGCAGAAAAGAAGTGCCTTGAAGAACATGCTCACCTCCTTCGATTCAGATGTAAGTTGTGTTGCTCGATGTAGTTCCTTGAGATATGAATAGCCCACTCAGACATTTATAGCCGCCCATTCCATCAATGCCAATTGTACTCAGCTTGTCAAACCAATCCTGTATTTCGCTcagtgtgtatatatatatatatatatcgtatCGTAGACTCGCCTATCAGCATTTCAGTAAATAGCTAAATCAGTACCAATTAGCATATATCAGTATCCACCAGTATGTAacatatacatgtatgtatgtcaCATAGCGAGTGTCAATCGATGTAGTCTGCCGATCCTCCCACCGTAACCTCTCAACCGTATCTATATATTCGTAACCGCCACCCGTTCCGCCTACATCCCGTATCGTTACCGTCCAACCGATATACCCGATTGTAGAGTACTCTAACACTCATAGTGTGTAATCCGTAGGCTGCTGGCTCCACGGGTGCGCTTTCCGTTGTCAGCTTGGGCGTCCGCTTGCCCTCCAGCTGCCGATCCACGGTTTCTGACACCGAGTACGAAAATGTAAGTACACCAGAGGGTCAAAAATACGGCAAGTTATCCATTGAATTTTTTGGAGAAAAATGAATATTCTGAAGTTGgcacaaaaacagaaacctCTTTAAACCGAAAGAGAAATCTGAGTGCCATTAAAATCTTCATTCGGGAAATCATTCTAAAACCTCCGCAACAACCTTTCCAAATAAATTAGTTGTCTACCATTTCCTGTAACAAGCTTTGGGTAGACATTTTAAACTTAAGAGTCCTTATCCTCGTTTGTCCTAAATCTGGTCCGAAATCAAAATTTCCGACCAAATCTAAACCGAAATTCATTTTGCAGACAACCACGTCGAAGGATTCCAAAAAGAGCTCTGGAAATCTATGGTCGGGCAAGTCAACGCTAAGTGCCGGATTTCGTTATACTGGAGGACACCTGATCAACACGTCATCTTCTCCCTCGCCGGACAGTCCGCGGGTTTATCTCTTCGAAGGGTTGCTGGGCAAGGATCGCCTTAATCTTTGGAACCAAATGCAATTCTGGGAGGATGCCTTCCTCGACGCTGTTAGTCAAGAGCGTGATATGATCGGCATGGATCAGGTGAGTGTTTGTTTGGCAACGGTGGCCTTCATTCCATTAATACTTCGATTATTTCACAGGGTCCTATTGAAATGATGGAGCGCTACAAATCACTAAGTGAATCGGAGCGCAAGCGTCTTGAACACGACGAGGATCGTTTGCTATCCACAATGCTCTACAACCTGACGGCCATCCTGGTGATGCTGAATGTCGCCAAAGACGAGATCCGACGCAAGATTCGTCGCCTTCTTGGAAAGAGTCATATTGGCTTGGTGTATTCCCAAGAGGTACACAATGTCGTCGATCAGATAAACAATCTGGTAGGTTATAGAGTTAAGAAGGcctgatttatatgttttgTAAAATACACTTTCTTGTTGCAGAACGGAAATGACATTGATCTAAAGCCCCTGGGTTCACGATTGCTGCACCGCCAGAGCTTCACCGTCCACCAGGGCACGGATGTGAATGGACCACTACGATTCATGGAGGTGCGGGACGATGGTCTGGTACTGCGATCAGTGGATGGCACCATTGTGGAGCGCTGGTGGTACGAGCGGCTGGTCAACATGACCTATTCACCCAAGACCAAGCTGCTCTGCCTGTGGCGCCGCAATGGCGGTCAGACGCAATTGCACAAATACTACACACGAAAGGTGAGTGTTTTTAGTTGGTCAAGTAAAGATATAGCCCATCATAGCAACGAATACTCTTTTCCCGTACAGTGCAAGGAGCTGTATAATTGCATCAAGGAGGCAATGGAGCGGGGCGGCACGCCCACCAATGTGCCCGAGCTGGGCGGCGAGTTTCCCGTTCAGGACATGAACACAGGCGAGGGCGGCCTGCTGCAGGTGTGCCTCGAGGGTGTCGGTTTGTTGTTCTCCAACAGCAAGGTGAGTGCCAGAGATATATAGACTtgccaaaaatcaaattcCCCACCAACACTTGGCATACACAAAACATTGTAACACACCCAAAACTTATACACAACCAACCAGCTTCATCTCCGAATGCCTCAAACTACTAGTATTCGTTTTTTTTGTACACCACTCCTCATCAAGCAACGCATATATTTCCCAATACGAATCCCTCAAACCAGATCCATATATAATTGAGTACAGATACACTGTAAGCTTATGATAAACTTAATTAATCCGAAGCATAAATGAAAGACcttgatatttttatttcgctgTTTGGGTCACCAAATTGGGTGTTGATCTGGGTCAACCAATATCATACCAATGGAACACCAGACCCCAAAAATGACGGGATTTACATACAGATTGAAGAAAAAAGATATTTACGCCTCAATTGGATTACCCAATATAACGCCACAAATGGTGTTCACCTGGGTCACCTAAATAATCCAGAGTTAAACTAGGACTATACTCGTACAAATTCGCGTCTATCTGTCCAGATATCGATACATACTCCCACTGCCTTCGTTTccgtgttttgttttcagtcgttacgtttcatttcgtttcggttTGGTTCAGTTTTCATTTCCGTCTAGCTTTCTTTGGTTTCTTTTCCTTACGATGTATAAGTTCGATCAATTACCAATAATTTTCttcttgtgtgtgtgtgtatcgaCTGCATCAAGATCAAGGGCCCTCTCAATATACATCtctatgtataaatatatatatcaaatatGTTCGTTTTCAGTTCATGCCTTTCTGATATGTCTAACCTAATACTAATTTGAATGAACAACCGAAACAGATTATAGAAGACTTGTGTAGGTCCGCCCAGTCTgctttgaaaataataataaaaaatatgctataaCCGAAACTGAATGTGAGAATATATGTTAACCTCTATATTCCTGGCCAAGAAGGTCTGGATATCGGACTTTATCGACGACTGAGTCGATTCTTGTCGGGTCTTTTCATTTGTTAGCAATAACCGGAACCCCGTCTCCACCTATCCAACTACCCAAGCTAAACCCAACTACGTATTATATTTTACCgatctctctctgtctctctttATCTATCTATCTCGCTCTAACTCTTTCTCTTTTGTTCattggctttggttttggcattttattttgactcgCCTTCTTATATATCTACTTATATTATTCCTAAGTCATTATATAATccacaaaaaattgaaaaatcaatCGAATCTTTTATCTTATCCAATTTCTAATCGATCAAGTGAAAGTATATatgaacaaataaatatatatatatgcagaAAAATCCATCTATATCATACCCATATATTGTGCTAGTGAATGTACTGAATGCTGTATTCATTATACtctctattttatttattacctAACCGATTCAATGATAACGCCATCAAAACCAAtagcaaaagaaaaataaaaaatcccAATTCTCCTTTTCATTCTTTTCGATTACGATTGTCATTCTAACGATCCTTACGTTTGGTTACTTATACTCACCGTTTGATATGTTAATATTGTCATCTTTATCTCATTTTGATTGTCTTTATTATCGATTACTCAGATTACAAATTTACCGATTTACGATTACCGACTAGTATCGTTCCTAAGAGTACTGTACTTCatagaaaacaaaaacgatatttgtatgtatgtacccTCGAAGCACCCACGACTAAAGTGTTCCTCATATCCACATAAAAATCGATTTACCTTAAGAAAAACTTAAACTACAAGAAATTATTAAGTAACATTTAAACCTTTGCCTCGAATATTTCGAATAGGTCCCTCGAACGTTATTGGAGTCTATTCAATTTCGTATGTCCCTTGTTCATTACTTTGGCAAAGTGATTTGTTTTcctgtatatatatagaataccCTCAATTCTTTGATACGGGAAAAAACAATTGTAGCACAAGGGTCTAATTGATTCTGGGTTAAAACTAAGGtatattgttgtttatttattttatattttccttatttatttatgttaacCTTTTGGAGCTCGctattgaaaacaaaaataataaatctatatatattcatatatatgtatgacaTAGAAAAGCAATGCatcgaaaaaaaatatggcaaaTTGTTTagcaagaaacaaaaatattctaaGCTGGTAACTTTTGAGATGGTCCTTGTGCAAAATCCTCTAAAGTGCTTTGTTTTTTCGTTTTGAGTTCGATTTGGttggttttaatttgtttttttggtttccTGTCTCTAAGTTTGCTATTTCTATTGACATATGTgcgtatatacatatataaataacttcctttttatatataaatatatatatatatctgtctCTGTCTATCTTTCTTCTAAATCTAAATCTTTCTCTTTTCCGTGTTATATATGCGATATATAAGAAGTCTACGTGAGCTCAGAATTTTCTGTCTTACGCAATTTTCGGTTCCATTGTTCCATTTCAATTCGATTGCGTTCTTACATTCAGTTTTAATTTATGGTAGTGATTTCATGCCAAATTGTTTCTTAAGTATGATAACTAAAACCAACAAGTACAAACAGCAAAAGTAATATAAGCTATAGTAGACATTTCCTACCCCATGATATCTCCACATTTACCGTTGTAAAGCCGATAGACAATATCGATACCGATACCGATaccaaaaccgaaaccgaaaatcCTCAAAAAATAATGTCCCACCGTCTTTAAGCAAACGACTCTAacataacaacaacagcaacaacaaccacattTCATATCGTTTCTATTTAGTCTACctacaaaaaatcaaaatatatacaaaaataatacaaaattcgccagcaatttggaaatttgaacagaaaataaaatgaaacaaaaatatttgaatgaaCAGTTTAAAAAACAGTTTTCTCAACTTTcctttttataattttctttgttgtttgtttgatATTCTCTGTCGAACGCGGAACGCTGCACCGTTGCTCGCTCTCCCTCCTTTGTGGACCAACCAAAAATCACGTTCCGTATTCGGAACGtaccgatccgatccgaaaCCAAACTGAACCGAATTGAATTGTATTATTCCAATGATTGGTCTACTTTTCAAAcgataacaaaaacaaaacccaaaaaacaaatcaaaaatcgAAATATAATCAAAAATCTATGATAAAACGATCTGAAAATGTCTGAAAAAACGATAAAGGATTTCGAGGTATTGCAATGAACCAATTTCTTGTTATATTTGAACTTAAATTTATAAGCAACTATTGTTCTTTAAATGCCCTGCTGTCCACCACCCACCCAATCCCTGAACCCATCCTCTTTTTCCCACCTCAACCACCCACTGAATTAACCTGCCCTTTTATatgaaaacaaagaaaaatagtaaatatatattttagtttgCGTTGCCCTTTAGTTTTAACTTGGACTCTTTTGCGTTCATAACACTTTGTTTTATCCTTCACTTTCACTCACCCAATAAAggtaaaaaccaaaaaagtaTACAAAATAATCTGATATGGCATTAaacagttaaaaaaaaaacaaaaaccaaaaatttgtaGTTGATATTGAATTTAAACCTTAAGCcgcaaataatatatataccataatgtaaattatttacccatattttttgtgttttattctCTATATCTCTCGCTATCTCTCTAATCCAACTGAGATTTTCGTTTTTGAACTGTTGGTTGATTgattggttggttggttagttggtttgtttgttgaattgaacttgattgaattgaattgaaactGAGCCGTACACTTTGTATACCTTAATGCCGATTACCGATTGCCGATTATCAATTGTTGATTACTGTAATTGATTAACGTTAGATTTACCCAATTATCATTTGGGCCCCCAGTTGTCGACACATTATCGATTTTCATTTACCAAGCCACCTGCgatttatgatttttttaatgttagagagcacacacacaaaaaacgcAAGACTTCAAAATAATGAATGGTCACACTCTTCGCCCAACTCATAGATGGTCACACTGGGCTCAAAGTAAAATCTCCAGACTTTGAACCTAAGCATGCTTAGCACACTGCACAGTTTAAGTGCAATTACTTACAAGGACTGCACCCGAATTCACCACAGTCTAACACAATTCACCACACTTGCATATGTCCTAGTCTGTCCGATATCCTTTCTATAAGTAGATAACCATTTAACTAGACATGATCACGATTTTAGTTATataacacacacaaaaataacATATATACTTGAATATACACGTGGCTGTACTGATCCAttccatttcgtttcgttACTTTCCGTTCTATTCCGCTTAGTTCCGTACCATTAATTTTCGTTGGTTGCGGCCAAAGTTAGATGACCTTTCACTTGGAGGGAAAGCAGCCCCTAAGCACTTATAAAACCTTTTGAAAATGATGCAGGGTTTGTTTAGTGGTCACGAAGATACTATCACATCTTTTTAGTAAAGAcaagattaaaataatatagtaTTCAGATCACTACAAACTAATTACAAACCCTGTGTCTCACATAATTTTGCTATTACCTTTCCTTCTAGTTCCCTTATAGAGTGTGCCAGACAACCAAAACCGAGTTACCAACAATAGACCAATAAAGATTACTTAGTGTTGATTTTGAGTTTGCTTGTGTAGAGTTACTTGTTTAGCAAAGAATTAAACGCAAATTGTAGTTGTAGTTTATTAATTAAGAAACCAAAGGAaagtattaaataaaatgagacAAACAGATAATTATACCGTACACTTAGAGGTAAAATTCCCACTTAGAAACCCCATTAATATAGTCGTAAGCTAACTACCAAAACTGCtggaattttcatttcaatatcTATAAGCAATTGCTAAAAGTCTGGCTTTTCCGCCCATCTTTTCCCCATCTCTCGCTCTTTATCTATTTCTAATTTACTCATTTTCAGCCTGTCTCTATCTCTGTTTACCTTCTTTAAGCCTTTGATATcgagccaaaaaaaaaaaaaaaaaaaaaaaaaaaaatagtataGAGTATAGTAAACTGTTTGAGTAGGATGCTCAATATTGATCCTATTCCGATTATATTCACTGGTTCTTAGTGGTAGCGCCACATGCTGCATGCTGTTACATGTAATTATCCCTTACTCCTATATCTCCCATTTCCCAACTGACAAACATTCACCCTATAAAGCTACAAAATCTCTATAAACACATCGACCAACGTATTGTAAGAGCGACTGTACCAAAAATCTCTACTTAAATCTATTTATTACTTTTCACGGAATAATAAACGGGTTGCCCTCAGAGAATCCTCTGATATAACCCATTTAAAAacgtaataaatatttgttttaaatactttttttttatattcaaaCCACTTCTATAGAGAAGTACACACACTCGGACACCCAACACTGTACCTAACTTTATTCATTTAGCGTTTGTATTAGTGCAATTTGGGGTTGCTCAGGAGAACAACTCTCGTCAATATAAACCATAATTATGCATAGAACCAATGCGTCTCCGTATCCAAAATTCAAACAATCTAGTATACGACCATCTCACAAGTGCTAATTGGAAACGTCCTTtatcaaacaaaaaaacttaaaaataacatttaatatggaagaaaaattattttttacaataaaaaatagCAAGTAAAACAAACTAATTACCAAACtttcatttgattttgctGCATTCTCTTTCTGTCTCTAACTCAATCGGTCTGAGTCCCTCCGTtgaattcctttaagtttttAGTTCTGCCATTCCATTTGATTTAATATTGCGTTTGGTTTAATTTCGTTTTAAGTCCTGAGCACTGATTATCGCCAAAAGCACTTGATGCGTGCCGtgtacataaataaatgtcGTTAACTGTACTTGGTGTCCTTGTCTTGCTGCCTGCATCGATTAGATTGGCCCATGCGCTTGCGTAGcatttagcttttgtttgcctgcctgcctgcttGCTTGTGTTCCAATACCGTACCGTACCGTTTCGTTTGGTTGGGTTGGTAACTGTACTATTGACGatacaataaaaaaacaaaatatgaaaacttttCAAGGAATCCGCCAAAAACCTCCCAGTTGCTataatttattacattttactGCCCACGCGTAAATGCTATCTCTGTTCCAACGCTCTCCAACTATCTCTCTCTAACTCCCACTCTGCCTATCAACCAGTCTCTTCCTCTGCTGAACAGCGTTTGTGTGAAAGCTTTTTGGTTTGAACCGCCTTATAATTTGCATTCCGTTACCGTTATTTTAAGTTGCGTTCCGTTTTGCTtgatttcgtttcgtttcgtttccccctttacgTTATGTTCCATTCTTGCGTTCCGTTTTGCAACGGAGCCTTGAAGCCGAAGAAAGAATGAAAGTTGTTTGGCATTGAAGCTTAACTGATTCCATTCTCCGCCCGTATTTCAGTTCTTCGTCCGATTGGACCACATCCGCAAGTGCTTCACCCAGAAGGGTGGCATTTTTGTACTGGAGGAGTACAGTAAGTACTGTATAAGTTGTACTCTTGCGATTGTTTCCAAACCAAAGTCATACCCTTGTATTATCTGCTTTTTCAGATCCCAAGACGCGCAATCTCATTCAACGAAAGTACCAGTCGAGCATGGTAAGTGACTTAACTAAACTACAAATCAACCACTATTCGCCAACACAGCCATCATGCACTTCGCACCACTTGTTCCGAGTTGCATCCCGTTCCGTTCCGGAACTATCGTTAATCGATTAAATGTACATAAACTTGCTTAAGCCTGCCGAGTTATGCAATTTTCTGTACAAATCAAATGTGAGCCCCAAGCCCATctcaatatacatatgtatatcaatATATCTGCATATATGGAGATTTCAGAATTTGTTTACCACTGTATGATATGGCACATTCAATTGCACCGACAGTTTGTATATACGATATTGAGATAATCtctttgattttcgatttttcttttctttccgTTTTCGTTTACCCTTTGGTTATTTGCATTCGTTTTCTGTGAATATATTTCTATGTCAACGACAACTCAACTACTCAACAACAAACAATgcctgcaacaacaacacacaaaACACCAATAACACCACTCATATGTCATCAAACCAAAATATAATACGACCACACACCGCAAAATAACCTTCaccaattaaatttgaaactGAAATCGAAACACCCGAATGTGTAATTGAAACCAAAGGCGTCGGAAATTGTCTTGAGCTTCCATCGCGTTACCTCCGTGCAGTTTGCCTACATCTGTCATCTCAATGGCGAGCGAGGTACAGTCACCA encodes:
- the LOC6619593 gene encoding MAP kinase-activating death domain protein isoform X7, with amino-acid sequence MSDQQKASLCPRLVDYMAIVGAHTTPPMPKGLQGLKAPPVQVPDLLRRYPPSDHADFPLPLDMVYFCQPEGCTSVGPRRTGSAIRDMTSFVFALTDKDSGKTRYGICVNFYRPIERPSSAAGSAGAGNDRPGNGGPGGHGGGAGGGAGGGGRGGRRSSAFRRESWRKSMERSSDSAFSSDYRSNVAPSDSDRELTSRRDSDQQRLHSHHSHHQPHHPSASPAVPKLGLMAPSADSESGGSHSPSPRASRKRTKLRNQSLTSLCIISHHPFFTTFRECLFILKKLIDACNESSSPKRVGASQKINRDNVWTVLTGHVSDATPSIVLHDVREIETWILRLLSTPVPVPGSTRVEVEVLSPTVHEPLLFALPDHTRFSLVDFPLHLPLELLGVETCLKVWTLIMQENKVLFQSRDYNALSMSVMAFVTMLYPLEYMFPVIPLLPTCLSCAEQLLLAPTPFVIGVPASFLVYKKNFRLPDDIWVVDLDSTKLTPPTGGYEEIPPLPEPEGTILKNHLKQAMLLMDEAGLGALTSMTATNTAVSSQQLLPSVRDSLQEPPLLGVSQVRLPLQTPPHSAQASQRNSMSAQGTISSRQPSPMNSPALNPFVYGTDVDSVDVATRVAMVRFFNAQNTLANFAEHTRTLRLYPRPVVAFQINSFLRSRPRASQFLNQFARTQAVEFLAEWSLTPTNVAFLRVQTGVMDPMQVGDKPKWFAHALTPIRFSVWDDGSSLNGALRSLKQLECQPTDESGSDSEGADSSSSSYSSLSDFVSEMASSDLSPSLHDVFGSYNRPHVVPQTLSSNLDPALVYHPPSKLQYPEGIADAVASKEEEDEERADSPVSSSSSRSDLSSPSFNRDSEFDFQPKGGQTLGSTTVGSGAAAPSFELATPLAMRLEATIKMASIEQESDTVSTATAKTIAAGSKLQRHPSDSESRPEKKIPPPLTPPVKQPGVSNILARTGSSGSSSSSPGRQSSQSSLFENFASHAKELVRETTRQSSQEGLLAHVDKHALDEDLDDKMRHTFEKFTLHAKKAAGEASKQALEVSKQAAGVSKNTLEDLTYVGKSTLGDLTKTAKEAATKKGIIKIEEHTAGGAGPPPKSPGSQLATHKQVQQSGGQGGNNFFSAIGTDFNGLASSTSTMFSGMFGKKSQQKQVPVQQKQPNVSAGKAKSGINFDPFPGRKGLVERTPLIKHSGPRQTQEELTRQQNQERSHSNAENQTFLKDVTNQVLAGEGVGWLKLNRFKKLMEDESYRTLVLSKLNKTLDKKIAPDDHIDDVCVTKPVWKGMLKCIQAIAGGLDVTFANFGLGGMASVFQLMEVAHTHYWSKEINEGSDMSSSLLSSHAASPMGSRENLRSPSSPNGSHSALGSEWASPQESRKSSTQLAHGGPGGSHSGAPINRRLSSADSQDGQSTTEMFKDMLSQKRSALKNMLTSFDSDTTTSKDSKKSSGNLWSGKSTLSAGFRYTGGHLINTSSSPSPDSPRVYLFEGLLGKDRLNLWNQMQFWEDAFLDAVSQERDMIGMDQGPIEMMERYKSLSESERKRLEHDEDRLLSTMLYNLTAILVMLNVAKDEIRRKIRRLLGKSHIGLVYSQEVHNVVDQINNLNGNDIDLKPLGSRLLHRQSFTVHQGTDVNGPLRFMEVRDDGLVLRSVDGTIVERWWYERLVNMTYSPKTKLLCLWRRNGGQTQLHKYYTRKCKELYNCIKEAMERGGTPTNVPELGGEFPVQDMNTGEGGLLQVCLEGVGLLFSNSKDFEFFVRLDHIRKCFTQKGGIFVLEEYNPKTRNLIQRKYQSSMSDQICYSVLCVFSYVAAGQDQKKNPVVITPQIQDIHAQQKQKHQQQQQHQQPQQQQQPHQPTTQQHQPTAVASAVPTTTVPAGQVNPNRMTGKSQAGSISIRHTVPMQKPTITMSTVQPQARMPAQVATASVTGPVTVPVLPTPAPPTSNPVKLPQLPPRVPSQPSTESLASISSPPPKLRTPMSAPPGPPPAIPPRTGAISRSGSVPAARSFVRQASANSTPPQYTPQPPPPFVIPKRHSGLARASTLSSSTSASMSSSSASNHPGHSQSQQRASHGSVAAVLQSMPEAEPGYGSGSGSISGSSSGSGSASGSIASASPQAHRKH